Part of the Mycolicibacterium thermoresistibile genome, TCGCCGACATGCACCGGGCCATCGACGCCGCGCGGCGGGCCTTCGACGAAACCGACTGGTCGACGAATCACGCGTTCCGGCAACGCTGCCTGCTGCAGCTGCAGGAGGCGCTGGAGACCGAACAGGAGGAGCTGCGCGAGGAACTGATCCTCGAGGTCGGTTGTCCCCGCTCGATCACGCACGGACCACAACTGGACGCGCCGCTGTCGGACGCGCTGCGGTATCCGGCCGAGCTCATCGACGAATATTCCTGGGAGACAGCGCTCGGCGATGCGATGGTGTCGGTGACCGGGATGAACACCACCCGGCGGGTGTGGCGGGAACCGGCCGGGGTGGTGGGCGCGATCGTGCCGTGGAACTTCCCGTTTGAGGTCTCCATCCAGAAGATCGGGCAGGCGCTGGGCACCGGCTGCACCGTGGTGCTGAAACCGGCCCCGGACACCCCGTTCAACGCCACCAGGCTGGGCCGCCTGATCGCCGAGCGGACCGACATCCCGCCCGGGGTGGTCAACGTGGTCACCGCATCGGATCACCTGATCGGTGAGGAGCTGACGTTGTCGCCCAAGGTGGACCTGATCTCGTTCACCGGATCCACCGCGGTGGGCAAACGCATCATGGCCAAGGGTGCGGCCACCATGAAGCGGCTCTTCCTCGAACTCGGCGGCAAATCGGCCACGATCGTGCTGGAGGACGCCGATTTCGCGCTCGGCTGCATGATGGGCATCGCGCCGTGCATGCACGCCGGACAGGGGTGCGCCAACCCCACCCGGCTGCTGCTGCCACGATCCCGCTACGACGAGGGCATCGAGATCCTGCGTGGCATCTACGAAGGCGTCGCGCCCGGCGACCCGCAGGATCCGGCGACCCTGTGCGGGCCGGTGATCAACGAGAAGCAGCGCACCCGCATCCGCGGCTACATCCGCAAGGGCGTCGAGGAGGGCGCCCGGCTGGTGGTCGGGGGCGAGGACCCACCGGACGGGCTGGACAAGGGCTTCTTCGTTCGGCCGACGCTGTTCGCCGACGTGGACAACTCGATGACCATCGCCCAGGAGGAGATCTTCGGGCCGGTGCTCGCCGTCATCCCCTACGACGACGAGGACGATGCGGTGCGGATCGCCAACGACACCGCCTACGGGCTGGCCGGCAACGTCATGTCCAGCTCGATCGAGCACGCGCTCGCGGTGGCCAGACGGTTGCGTGCGGGCTTCATCGGCATCAACGGGGCTGCCGGATACGGAGCCGATACACCCTTCGGCGGATACAAGGACAGCGGTGTCGGCCGCCAGAACGGTGTGGCCGGCTTCGACCAGTACACCGAGATCAAGTCCGTCGCCTACCCGGCCTGAGGAGAACCAGTGAAGCGATCTTCATGGTGTATTGGTACGAGGAGGTTCAGCAGCTGCTCCGCGACAACGAGACGTTCTCGTCGCCGGTCATCATCCACGCGTTCGGCGACATGTTGGACCTCACCGAGACCCAGGTGACCGATCCGACCCGGAGCGTGATGTGACCGATTTCGACACCGTTGACTTCTTCACCGACGAGTCGCTGGTGGGCGACCCGTATTCGTACTTCGAGCATCTTCGGTCGAAATGTCCTGTGGTCGAGGCGACCCCACACAAGGTGCTGGCCGTGACCGGCTACGAGGAGGCGCTGGAGGTGTACCGCAATCCGGCCTTCTCGTCGTGCGTGTCGGTCGCCGGGCCGTTCTCCGGTATGCCGTTCGGTCCGGACGGGCGCGACGATGTGTCGGATCTGATCGAGCAGTACCGCGACGGTGTGCCGATGGCCGAGCACATCACCTCGCAGGATC contains:
- a CDS encoding aldehyde dehydrogenase family protein — encoded protein: MPDVRHEPRMMIDGKLVEGSAGTFTTINPATEEPLGEVADASVADMHRAIDAARRAFDETDWSTNHAFRQRCLLQLQEALETEQEELREELILEVGCPRSITHGPQLDAPLSDALRYPAELIDEYSWETALGDAMVSVTGMNTTRRVWREPAGVVGAIVPWNFPFEVSIQKIGQALGTGCTVVLKPAPDTPFNATRLGRLIAERTDIPPGVVNVVTASDHLIGEELTLSPKVDLISFTGSTAVGKRIMAKGAATMKRLFLELGGKSATIVLEDADFALGCMMGIAPCMHAGQGCANPTRLLLPRSRYDEGIEILRGIYEGVAPGDPQDPATLCGPVINEKQRTRIRGYIRKGVEEGARLVVGGEDPPDGLDKGFFVRPTLFADVDNSMTIAQEEIFGPVLAVIPYDDEDDAVRIANDTAYGLAGNVMSSSIEHALAVARRLRAGFIGINGAAGYGADTPFGGYKDSGVGRQNGVAGFDQYTEIKSVAYPA